The proteins below are encoded in one region of Campylobacter helveticus:
- a CDS encoding hydrogenase maturation nickel metallochaperone HypA produces MHELSIVESLITLCEENANAQNAKEINEIYVKIGRLSGIEISLFKRCFETFRENSALCQKTELFIEVAELEILCLSCGEKSILKENVFKCPKCKSVDLKTIDGDEMMLMRLVMK; encoded by the coding sequence ATGCACGAACTTAGCATAGTTGAGTCTTTAATCACGCTTTGCGAAGAAAATGCCAACGCTCAAAATGCCAAAGAAATTAACGAAATTTATGTTAAAATCGGGCGTTTAAGTGGTATAGAAATCTCACTTTTTAAACGCTGTTTTGAAACCTTTAGAGAAAATTCCGCACTTTGCCAAAAAACCGAACTTTTTATAGAAGTGGCAGAGCTTGAAATTTTGTGTCTTTCTTGTGGAGAAAAAAGCATTTTAAAAGAAAATGTGTTTAAGTGTCCAAAATGCAAAAGTGTGGATTTAAAAACCATAGACGGCGATGAGATGATGTTAATGCGGCTTGTTATGAAGTGA
- a CDS encoding group III truncated hemoglobin: MKFETISIESIHKLMDIFYAKVRVDKNGLGAVFNAKIGTNDEQWNSHKIKIVSFWEGMLLGSGNFKGNPMKAHIDLPAFPRELFAVWLKLFKESLVCICSISQQRHHLSKSRGYPQRFQYMLYESGVR; the protein is encoded by the coding sequence ATGAAATTTGAAACAATTAGTATCGAGTCTATCCATAAGCTTATGGATATTTTTTATGCAAAGGTTAGAGTTGATAAAAATGGACTTGGTGCAGTTTTTAACGCTAAAATTGGCACAAATGACGAGCAGTGGAATTCGCATAAGATAAAGATTGTAAGTTTTTGGGAGGGTATGCTACTAGGAAGTGGAAATTTTAAAGGCAACCCTATGAAAGCACATATAGACCTACCCGCCTTTCCTAGAGAACTTTTTGCTGTGTGGCTTAAGCTTTTCAAAGAGAGCTTAGTCTGTATATGCTCTATAAGCCAACAGAGACATCATCTTTCAAAGAGCAGAGGCTATCCACAAAGATTTCAATATATGCTTTATGAAAGCGGTGTGCGTTAA
- the flgL gene encoding flagellar hook-associated protein FlgL, whose translation MRVTNKLNFTNSIQNTMDGASALNKLAMQLSSGLKIQDSYEDASVYIDSTRLEYELKTLEQIKEATNSAKEMTANSMKALQDMVKLLEDFKVKVTQAASDGNSQTSREAIAKELTRIKEQIVQLANTSVNGQYLFSGAQLNNKPFDSKGNYFGDKNNVNVVTGAGTESPYNIPGFDLFFKADGDYQKQITTNEKFTDNRYDLSQNPDKTKYLTGDNLWQDLIGLGYVKDKKLDIDKDFEQDTKLNFPPTTLYVQGVRPDGQSFKSAVLVGPEDKMEDVLEKIGNLYGNTATEKVVDVTLNDSGQIQITDLKEGNNKLDFHAVAYTPQFDDKKEFQDIEEAMKQANPQLTKDDLTNLVMEQAVGNPPRPITDLQSPVNITINGQQFDIDLHQTDFINSKMTDSGGNATNGADYDNVFFEKHGNSVVGNVSQVIQGTNAYATDDTKLSEVMSGTAMDSTLSLTVNSKGGNTYNVTINLQNSTVSFPDPNNAGQTISFPITHTNPTTGNNGVVTPPNEITYRQINDIIGMFASDQVPTQTITPNNGQITTQQYDTLQKLMSDSKSTVNVTMDYKGRISVTDKLSTGTNIGVSLRDSQSGQFPQPPFTHTANQMAGPDFSFSANNSLVIDEPNVDIIKDLDLMIEAVLSGDMRADADGDNPRNTGMQGALERLDHLSDHINKLNTTMGAYHNNIDNVNTRVTFLAVNVQTLKTQVNDADYGETLMNLMQTQLAYQASMKATTTISQLSLLNYM comes from the coding sequence ATGAGAGTTACAAACAAACTCAATTTCACAAACTCCATTCAAAACACGATGGACGGAGCTTCAGCTCTTAATAAACTTGCTATGCAACTTAGCTCAGGTTTGAAAATACAAGATTCTTATGAAGATGCAAGTGTTTATATCGATAGCACACGACTTGAATATGAGCTAAAAACTCTCGAGCAAATCAAAGAAGCCACAAATTCAGCCAAAGAAATGACCGCAAATAGTATGAAAGCACTGCAAGATATGGTGAAATTACTAGAAGATTTTAAAGTTAAGGTAACTCAGGCTGCAAGCGATGGTAATAGCCAAACTTCAAGAGAAGCCATAGCTAAAGAGCTTACAAGAATCAAAGAGCAAATCGTCCAACTCGCCAACACCAGCGTTAATGGACAATATCTTTTCTCAGGCGCCCAGCTTAATAATAAGCCATTTGATTCTAAGGGTAATTATTTTGGGGATAAAAATAATGTCAATGTCGTAACGGGAGCTGGCACAGAAAGCCCTTATAATATCCCCGGATTTGACTTATTTTTCAAAGCGGATGGGGACTACCAAAAGCAAATCACCACTAACGAAAAATTTACAGATAACCGCTACGATTTATCTCAAAATCCCGATAAAACAAAATATTTAACGGGCGATAATTTATGGCAGGATTTAATCGGGCTTGGTTATGTGAAAGATAAAAAACTTGACATTGATAAAGATTTCGAGCAAGATACAAAGCTTAACTTCCCTCCAACTACGCTTTATGTGCAAGGCGTAAGACCCGATGGGCAAAGCTTTAAGTCCGCTGTTTTGGTCGGTCCTGAGGATAAAATGGAAGATGTGCTAGAAAAAATAGGAAATTTGTATGGTAACACCGCCACAGAAAAAGTCGTCGATGTAACGCTAAATGACAGCGGTCAAATTCAAATCACAGACTTAAAAGAGGGGAATAATAAGCTCGATTTCCACGCCGTAGCTTATACACCGCAGTTTGACGACAAAAAAGAATTCCAAGATATAGAGGAAGCTATGAAACAAGCTAACCCTCAACTAACCAAAGATGATTTGACAAATTTGGTGATGGAACAGGCTGTGGGAAACCCTCCACGCCCGATTACAGATTTACAATCTCCTGTCAATATAACGATAAACGGACAACAATTTGATATCGACCTCCACCAAACTGACTTTATCAATTCTAAAATGACAGATAGTGGAGGAAATGCTACAAATGGGGCGGATTATGATAATGTCTTTTTTGAAAAGCACGGAAATTCCGTTGTAGGGAATGTCTCTCAAGTCATTCAAGGGACAAATGCTTACGCCACAGATGATACAAAGCTCAGTGAAGTAATGTCCGGAACTGCTATGGACTCCACCCTAAGCCTCACTGTAAATTCAAAAGGCGGGAATACTTACAATGTAACGATAAATTTACAAAATTCAACCGTGAGTTTTCCAGACCCAAATAACGCAGGACAAACCATATCATTCCCTATCACGCATACCAACCCAACCACAGGAAATAATGGTGTCGTAACCCCGCCTAATGAAATCACTTATAGGCAAATCAATGACATTATAGGAATGTTTGCAAGCGACCAAGTGCCAACACAAACCATAACGCCAAACAACGGACAAATCACAACACAGCAATACGACACCTTGCAAAAGCTAATGAGCGATTCAAAATCAACCGTCAATGTTACGATGGACTACAAAGGACGCATTAGCGTGACAGATAAGCTTTCCACCGGCACAAATATCGGTGTTTCTTTAAGAGATTCTCAAAGCGGACAATTCCCTCAGCCACCTTTCACTCATACGGCAAATCAAATGGCAGGACCGGACTTTTCTTTTAGTGCAAATAATTCTTTAGTCATCGATGAGCCAAATGTCGATATTATTAAGGATTTGGACTTAATGATAGAGGCGGTTTTAAGTGGAGATATGAGAGCGGACGCTGATGGGGATAATCCTAGAAACACAGGAATGCAAGGCGCACTTGAGAGGCTTGACCACTTAAGCGACCATATTAACAAGCTAAACACCACTATGGGGGCGTATCATAATAATATAGACAATGTCAATACACGCGTAACCTTTTTAGCTGTCAATGTGCAAACGCTTAAAACTCAGGTCAATGACGCAGACTATGGCGAAACGCTAATGAATTTAATGCAAACGCAATTAGCCTACCAAGCCTCTATGAAAGCGACAACGACCATATCGCAACTTAGCTTGTTAAATTATATGTAA
- the hypB gene encoding hydrogenase nickel incorporation protein HypB yields MCKDCGCSVTPHTQDHHHSQNHSHSHHHYQNYENPELKEDKTLEVLSKILSKNDHEAEHNRGHFNAEKVLCINLMSSPGSGKTTLLESTLKALKNEMKISVIEGDLESENDAKRVREAGAQAFQITTGQSCHLDAFMVHKALHHLNLKECDLLFIENVGNLVCPASYDLGQHLNVVLLSVTEGSDKPQKYPVMFKKADLVIISKADLAHHFDFDVEEASRECKKLNPKVDILILDSKTGKNLELWYQYLRLKKELF; encoded by the coding sequence ATGTGTAAAGATTGCGGTTGTTCGGTAACTCCACACACTCAAGACCATCATCACTCTCAAAATCATTCTCACTCACACCATCATTATCAAAACTATGAAAATCCTGAGCTTAAGGAAGACAAAACCTTAGAGGTTTTAAGCAAAATTTTAAGTAAAAATGACCATGAAGCAGAGCATAATAGGGGGCATTTTAACGCTGAAAAAGTGCTTTGTATTAATTTAATGAGTTCGCCCGGAAGTGGAAAAACAACGCTTTTAGAAAGCACTTTAAAGGCTTTAAAAAACGAAATGAAAATTAGCGTGATAGAGGGAGATTTAGAAAGTGAAAATGACGCTAAACGCGTAAGAGAAGCGGGGGCGCAGGCTTTTCAAATCACCACAGGGCAAAGTTGCCATTTGGACGCTTTTATGGTGCATAAGGCTTTACATCACTTAAATTTAAAAGAATGCGATTTGCTTTTTATAGAAAATGTGGGGAATTTGGTTTGCCCTGCAAGTTATGATTTAGGGCAGCATTTAAATGTCGTGCTTTTAAGTGTTACGGAGGGGAGTGATAAGCCGCAAAAATATCCTGTGATGTTTAAAAAGGCGGATTTGGTGATTATTTCAAAAGCAGATTTAGCCCATCATTTTGATTTTGATGTGGAAGAGGCGAGTAGGGAGTGTAAAAAGCTTAATCCTAAGGTGGATATTTTAATCCTTGATTCTAAAACTGGGAAAAATTTAGAGCTTTGGTATCAGTATCTAAGGCTTAAAAAGGAGCTTTTTTAA
- the hypD gene encoding hydrogenase formation protein HypD has protein sequence MNFIDEFRDKNTLLALNALIKKKVQKPINIMEICGGHTHSIMKYALCDLLPKEINFIHGPGCPVCVMPRRRIDIALKLAAQKDVIFCTLGDLLRVPGSTHSLLDLRAKGADVRALYAPLEVLQIAKENLEKKIIFFAIGFETTTPMSALLLEKVIEEGLKNVSIFSNHITVPAPVEAIMSDENVKIDAFLGPSHVSVITGYKIYEPLAKKFHTPIAVSGFEPVDIMESVLNIILQENAKKAEIYNQYSRVVSREGNVKAQNLVKKYFKPCDFEFRGLGLIKNGGLELREEFARYDASKLYDCEVESKGESKACICGQILRGLAKPYECKVFGKACTPKSPIGSCMVSGEGACAAYYKYAKAH, from the coding sequence ATGAATTTCATCGATGAATTTAGAGATAAAAATACCCTGTTAGCACTGAATGCTCTCATTAAAAAAAAAGTCCAAAAGCCTATCAATATAATGGAAATTTGTGGCGGACACACGCATAGCATTATGAAATATGCCTTGTGTGATTTATTGCCTAAAGAGATAAATTTTATCCACGGACCGGGTTGTCCCGTGTGTGTAATGCCTCGCAGGCGTATTGATATCGCTTTAAAACTTGCCGCGCAAAAAGATGTGATATTTTGCACTTTGGGCGATTTGCTAAGGGTTCCGGGAAGCACACATTCTTTGCTTGATTTACGCGCTAAGGGTGCTGATGTAAGAGCGCTTTACGCTCCACTTGAAGTTTTGCAAATCGCTAAAGAAAATTTAGAGAAAAAAATTATCTTTTTTGCCATAGGTTTTGAAACAACCACGCCGATGAGTGCTTTGCTTTTGGAAAAAGTGATAGAGGAGGGCTTAAAAAATGTTTCTATTTTTTCAAATCACATTACCGTTCCAGCACCAGTGGAAGCGATAATGAGCGATGAAAATGTCAAAATTGACGCTTTTTTAGGACCTTCTCATGTGAGCGTGATAACGGGTTATAAAATTTACGAGCCTTTGGCAAAGAAATTTCACACTCCCATAGCGGTGAGTGGCTTTGAGCCTGTGGATATAATGGAAAGCGTTTTAAATATCATCTTGCAAGAAAATGCCAAAAAAGCCGAAATTTATAATCAATACTCAAGGGTGGTAAGCCGTGAGGGTAATGTCAAGGCGCAAAATTTGGTTAAGAAATATTTTAAACCTTGCGATTTTGAATTTAGAGGTTTAGGCTTGATTAAAAATGGAGGCTTAGAGCTTAGGGAGGAATTTGCAAGATATGATGCAAGCAAGCTTTATGACTGCGAGGTGGAAAGTAAGGGTGAGAGTAAGGCTTGCATTTGCGGACAAATTTTAAGAGGTTTAGCCAAGCCTTATGAATGTAAGGTTTTCGGTAAAGCTTGCACACCAAAAAGTCCTATAGGTAGCTGTATGGTTTCTGGTGAGGGGGCTTGTGCGGCGTATTACAAATACGCTAAAGCGCATTGA
- a CDS encoding HypC/HybG/HupF family hydrogenase formation chaperone: protein MCLSIPSKILEIDDYNNALVETLGVKRKVNLDLISEPLKQGDFVLIHVGVAMEKIDKEAALLSIKTYQEIVDKMQSGEIKMDEGDMGLNEFHR from the coding sequence ATGTGTCTTTCCATACCCTCTAAAATTTTAGAGATAGATGATTATAATAACGCTTTAGTGGAGACTTTGGGCGTAAAGAGAAAGGTCAATTTAGATTTGATTAGTGAGCCTTTAAAGCAGGGTGATTTTGTGCTAATTCACGTTGGCGTGGCAATGGAAAAGATAGATAAGGAAGCCGCGCTTTTAAGCATTAAAACCTACCAAGAGATAGTGGATAAAATGCAGAGTGGAGAGATAAAAATGGACGAGGGGGATATGGGGCTTAATGAATTTCATCGATGA
- a CDS encoding aspartate carbamoyltransferase catalytic subunit: MKHLITTKDFDKNEIEALFEDAREFLDEKPRTLLEGKSVTTIFFENSTRTLSSFESAARRLGARVLRLDVSRSSSSKGETLYDTAANLDAMGPHAIIVRHHHSGVPYLLAKHLHCPVLNAGDGKHAHPSQALLDLFTIKEHFKNEIEGRKILIVGDVKNSRVAASNIELLGRFGLDITLVAPPHFMPKTSLKSSFELSERLVEGADIIMSLRTQTERHQKAIYASLKDYANDFCLHANLLTKNPKLIILHPGPVHRNIDISDEVMASSQSLVLKQVKNGVAIRMAILKKLILEK, translated from the coding sequence ATGAAACATCTTATTACGACAAAAGATTTTGATAAGAACGAGATTGAGGCACTTTTTGAAGATGCGAGAGAATTTTTAGATGAAAAACCTAGGACTTTACTTGAGGGAAAGAGTGTAACGACCATATTTTTTGAAAATTCTACTAGGACGCTTTCAAGCTTTGAAAGTGCGGCTAGAAGACTTGGAGCTAGGGTTTTGAGGCTTGATGTTTCAAGGTCAAGCTCTAGTAAGGGCGAAACGCTTTATGATACTGCGGCAAATTTAGACGCTATGGGTCCGCACGCTATCATTGTAAGACATCATCACTCAGGAGTTCCTTATCTTTTGGCTAAACATTTGCATTGTCCTGTATTAAACGCAGGAGATGGTAAGCACGCACACCCTAGTCAAGCTTTGCTTGATTTATTTACCATTAAAGAGCATTTTAAAAATGAGATTGAAGGGCGAAAAATTCTTATTGTAGGTGATGTAAAAAATTCGCGAGTTGCTGCTTCAAATATAGAGCTTTTAGGGCGTTTTGGGCTTGATATTACTTTAGTTGCTCCGCCTCATTTTATGCCTAAAACCTCGCTTAAAAGTTCTTTTGAATTGAGCGAAAGATTAGTTGAGGGTGCAGATATTATTATGAGCTTAAGGACGCAAACCGAAAGACATCAAAAGGCGATTTATGCTTCTTTAAAAGACTATGCGAACGATTTTTGCCTCCACGCAAATTTATTGACTAAAAATCCTAAACTTATCATTTTACATCCAGGTCCTGTGCATAGAAATATCGACATTAGTGATGAGGTAATGGCTAGTTCTCAAAGCCTAGTCTTAAAGCAAGTTAAAAATGGTGTGGCGATAAGAATGGCGATTTTAAAAAAACTGATTTTGGAGAAATGA
- the hypE gene encoding hydrogenase expression/formation protein HypE — MKQITLAHGGGGEEMNELLKGVFKLFNNEILKEANDAAILGDIALSTDSFVLSPIFLDEEVNIGKLCVCGSVNDVLMVGAKPLFLSLALILEEGFSFENLEKILKSIREECEKNGVKLVCGDTKVVPKGKGDGIYINTTALGQIIKPCQTKNLKEGLSVLLSGDVGRHGASVLIKRNELEANVKSDCKCVKEEVLELLEANLNIIAMRDATRGGLSAVLNEWASFCKKDILVYEEKIAVQDEVLGLCELFGYEPYELANEGTFLLCVEQQDTQKALEILQKFNKNANIIGEILPSEKARVILQNAYGAKRFLESPKGELLPRIC; from the coding sequence ATGAAACAAATCACATTAGCGCACGGGGGCGGTGGCGAAGAAATGAACGAATTATTAAAAGGCGTTTTTAAGCTTTTTAATAACGAAATTTTAAAAGAGGCAAATGACGCTGCTATCCTAGGAGATATAGCTTTAAGCACCGATTCTTTTGTATTAAGTCCCATTTTTTTAGATGAGGAGGTAAATATCGGCAAACTTTGCGTGTGTGGCTCTGTTAATGATGTCTTAATGGTAGGTGCGAAGCCCTTATTTTTAAGCCTTGCTTTGATTTTAGAAGAGGGATTTTCCTTTGAAAATTTGGAAAAAATTTTAAAAAGCATTAGGGAAGAGTGTGAAAAAAACGGCGTTAAACTTGTATGTGGGGATACAAAAGTCGTGCCAAAAGGTAAAGGCGATGGCATTTATATCAACACCACAGCACTCGGGCAAATCATCAAGCCCTGCCAAACAAAAAATTTAAAAGAAGGACTAAGTGTGCTTTTAAGTGGCGATGTGGGAAGACACGGAGCGAGCGTTTTGATAAAAAGAAACGAACTTGAAGCAAATGTAAAAAGTGATTGCAAATGCGTAAAAGAGGAAGTTTTAGAGCTTTTAGAAGCAAATTTAAATATCATAGCGATGCGAGATGCAACGCGTGGAGGTTTAAGCGCTGTTTTAAATGAATGGGCGAGTTTTTGCAAAAAAGATATTTTAGTTTATGAAGAAAAAATTGCCGTCCAAGATGAAGTTTTAGGGCTTTGTGAGCTTTTTGGCTATGAGCCTTACGAACTTGCTAATGAAGGCACATTCTTACTTTGCGTAGAGCAGCAAGACACACAAAAAGCCCTAGAAATTTTACAAAAATTCAACAAAAACGCAAACATCATAGGGGAAATTCTACCAAGTGAAAAAGCAAGGGTGATTTTACAAAATGCCTATGGAGCAAAACGCTTTTTAGAAAGTCCTAAGGGCGAACTTTTACCAAGGATTTGCTAA
- the sstT gene encoding serine/threonine transporter SstT: MFAKLIQRYSKGNLILQICIGIVLGVFVGLVSKDAAVVANFLGVLFTSALKAIAPVLVFILILTSICTREFTQKSARMKNIVFLYIVATFLASACAVGVSFLVPTELVLDGVEKVEQSSPSFMSEIFKDLILKIVDNPINALSSGNYLGILAWAIAGGLALKHCSKEAKQVFVDINEGVLKIVKFIVKLAPFGIFGLVANSVASTGAAGLISYAKLLLVLVVTMLFVAFVVNALIVFIYTRKNPFPLIFICLRESAFFAFFTRSSAANIPVNMALCAKLGIDKELYSISIPLGATINMGGAAVTIAVLSLAAAYTVGIEVNFFQAFLLSIIATFAACGASGVAGGSLLLIPLACSLFNINYDVAMKVVAIGFIIGVIQDSVETALNSSTDVLFTAICSNNDLHYK; the protein is encoded by the coding sequence ATGTTCGCCAAGCTTATACAAAGATATTCTAAAGGGAATCTCATCTTACAAATTTGCATCGGTATAGTGCTGGGCGTTTTTGTTGGACTAGTCTCTAAAGATGCTGCGGTTGTGGCAAATTTTTTGGGTGTTTTATTTACAAGTGCGCTTAAGGCTATCGCCCCTGTGCTTGTGTTTATCCTCATCTTAACCTCCATTTGCACGAGAGAATTTACGCAAAAAAGTGCAAGAATGAAAAATATCGTATTTTTATACATTGTGGCGACTTTTTTAGCCTCTGCTTGTGCTGTTGGTGTGAGTTTTTTAGTCCCAACAGAGCTTGTTTTAGACGGAGTAGAGAAAGTGGAGCAAAGCTCTCCGTCTTTTATGAGTGAAATTTTTAAAGATTTAATTTTAAAGATAGTAGATAATCCTATCAACGCTCTTTCAAGTGGTAATTATTTAGGAATTTTGGCGTGGGCTATTGCTGGAGGATTGGCGCTTAAGCACTGCTCTAAAGAGGCAAAGCAAGTTTTTGTTGATATTAATGAGGGGGTGCTAAAGATAGTTAAATTTATAGTCAAACTTGCCCCTTTTGGAATTTTTGGCTTAGTGGCAAATTCCGTTGCTAGCACGGGTGCAGCAGGGCTTATAAGCTATGCAAAACTCTTGCTTGTCTTGGTTGTTACTATGCTTTTTGTTGCTTTTGTTGTCAATGCTTTGATTGTGTTTATTTATACGCGTAAAAATCCTTTCCCCCTTATTTTTATCTGCTTAAGAGAGAGTGCGTTTTTTGCCTTTTTTACACGCAGTTCAGCGGCAAATATCCCCGTTAATATGGCACTTTGTGCCAAGCTTGGCATTGATAAAGAGCTTTATAGCATTTCCATCCCTCTTGGAGCAACGATAAATATGGGTGGAGCGGCTGTTACCATAGCAGTTTTGAGCCTTGCGGCAGCTTATACCGTTGGGATTGAGGTTAATTTTTTTCAAGCTTTTTTACTGAGCATTATCGCAACTTTTGCAGCGTGCGGAGCTAGTGGAGTGGCGGGTGGCTCACTGCTTTTAATCCCTCTTGCTTGTTCTTTGTTTAATATCAATTATGATGTGGCAATGAAAGTTGTAGCGATAGGTTTTATTATAGGCGTGATACAAGATAGTGTTGAAACAGCACTTAATAGCTCGACAGATGTGCTTTTTACTGCGATTTGCTCGAATAACGATTTGCATTACAAGTAG